In Macrotis lagotis isolate mMagLag1 chromosome 8, bilby.v1.9.chrom.fasta, whole genome shotgun sequence, a single genomic region encodes these proteins:
- the ISY1 gene encoding pre-mRNA-splicing factor ISY1 homolog isoform X2: protein MARNAEKAMTALARFRQAQLEEGKVKERRPFLASECNELPKAEKWRRQIIGEISKKVAQIQNAGLGEFRIRDLNDEINKLLREKGHWEVRIKELGGPDYGKVGPKMLDHEGKEVPGNRGYKYFGAAKDLPGVRELFEKEPLPPPRKTRAELMKAIDAEYYGYRDEDDGILEPLEQEHEKKVIAEAVEKWKAEREARLARGDKEEEEEEINIYAVNDDESDEESAKEKEGEEGQQKFIAHVPVPSQQEIEEALVRRKKMELLQKYASETLLAQSEEAKRLLGF from the exons ATG GCTCGAAATGCAGAGAAGGCCAT GACGGCCTTGGCAAGGTTTCGCCAGGCTCAACTTGAAGAAGGGAAAGTTAAG GAACGAAGACCTTTTCTTGCCTCTGAATGTAATGAGCTACCTAAAGCTGAGAAATGGCGACGACAG ATTATTGGGGAGATCTCAAAAAAAGTGGCACAAATTCAAAATG ctGGTTTAGGCGAATTCAGAATTCGAGACCTGAACGATGAAATTAACAAACTCCTAAGAGAGAAAGGACACTGGGAGGTTCGGATAAAGGAGCTGGGAGGTCCGGATTATGGA aaaGTTGGCCCTAAAATGTTAGACCATGAAGGTAAAGAGGTTCCAGGAAATCGAGGTTACAAATATTTTGGAGCAGCCAAAGATCTACCAGGTGTCAGAGAGCTTTTTGAAAAAGAAC CCCTTCCTCCTCCAAGGAAGACTCGAGCTGAACTCATGAAGGCTATTGATGCTGAATATTATGGTTACCGAGATGAAGATGATGGTATTTTGGAACCCTTAGAGCAGGAGcatgaaaaaaaag TCATAGCAGAAGCAGTAGAAAAGTGGAAAGCTGAGAGAGAGGCCCGTCTTGCACGAGGTGacaaagaagaggaggaggaagaaataaacatCTACGCTGTGAATGATGATGAG TCTGACGAGGAGAGTGccaaggagaaagaaggagaagaagggcAGCAGAAGTTTATCGCTCATGTCCCGGTGCCCTCCCAGCAAGAG atTGAGGAAGCTCTTGTACGAAGAAAGAAGATGGAACTCTTGCAAAAGTACGCCAGTGAAACACTGCTTGCCCAGAGTGAGGAGGCAAAGAGGCTTCTTGGATTTTAG
- the ISY1 gene encoding pre-mRNA-splicing factor ISY1 homolog isoform X1 produces the protein MARNAEKAMTALARFRQAQLEEGKVKERRPFLASECNELPKAEKWRRQIIGEISKKVAQIQNAGLGEFRIRDLNDEINKLLREKGHWEVRIKELGGPDYGKVGPKMLDHEGKEVPGNRGYKYFGAAKDLPGVRELFEKEPLPPPRKTRAELMKAIDAEYYGYRDEDDGILEPLEQEHEKKVIAEAVEKWKAEREARLARGDKEEEEEEINIYAVNDDESDEESAKEKEGEEGQQKFIAHVPVPSQQEMRKLRAGDLLPFSWLVNDGANPRAWTQDFSVHQALLHLSAASFTSPLNAALLKEVHPKIQVVKRGIGSSSIYSVHLCARNVPIMISSFLTMETDRGEVTCPGSHCRLRKLLYEERRWNSCKSTPVKHCLPRVRRQRGFLDFSF, from the exons ATG GCTCGAAATGCAGAGAAGGCCAT GACGGCCTTGGCAAGGTTTCGCCAGGCTCAACTTGAAGAAGGGAAAGTTAAG GAACGAAGACCTTTTCTTGCCTCTGAATGTAATGAGCTACCTAAAGCTGAGAAATGGCGACGACAG ATTATTGGGGAGATCTCAAAAAAAGTGGCACAAATTCAAAATG ctGGTTTAGGCGAATTCAGAATTCGAGACCTGAACGATGAAATTAACAAACTCCTAAGAGAGAAAGGACACTGGGAGGTTCGGATAAAGGAGCTGGGAGGTCCGGATTATGGA aaaGTTGGCCCTAAAATGTTAGACCATGAAGGTAAAGAGGTTCCAGGAAATCGAGGTTACAAATATTTTGGAGCAGCCAAAGATCTACCAGGTGTCAGAGAGCTTTTTGAAAAAGAAC CCCTTCCTCCTCCAAGGAAGACTCGAGCTGAACTCATGAAGGCTATTGATGCTGAATATTATGGTTACCGAGATGAAGATGATGGTATTTTGGAACCCTTAGAGCAGGAGcatgaaaaaaaag TCATAGCAGAAGCAGTAGAAAAGTGGAAAGCTGAGAGAGAGGCCCGTCTTGCACGAGGTGacaaagaagaggaggaggaagaaataaacatCTACGCTGTGAATGATGATGAG TCTGACGAGGAGAGTGccaaggagaaagaaggagaagaagggcAGCAGAAGTTTATCGCTCATGTCCCGGTGCCCTCCCAGCAAGAG atgaggaaactcagggcAGGagatttgcttccattttcttggCTAGTCAACGATGGAGCAAATCCCAGAGCTTGGACCCAAGACTTCAGTGTTCACCAGGCACTGCTGCATCTGTCAGCAGCATCCTTCACTTCTCCACTGAATGCGGCTTTGTTAAAGGAAGTCCATCCTAAAATACAAGTTGTAAAGAGAGGAATTGGAAGTAGCAGCATTTATAGCGTGCATCTGTGTGCTAGAAATGTGCCAATTATGATCTCATCCTTCCTCACAATGGAGACAGATagaggtgaagtgacctgcccagggtcacactgcag atTGAGGAAGCTCTTGTACGAAGAAAGAAGATGGAACTCTTGCAAAAGTACGCCAGTGAAACACTGCTTGCCCAGAGTGAGGAGGCAAAGAGGCTTCTTGGATTTTAGCTTCTGA